One window from the genome of Candidatus Didemnitutus sp. encodes:
- a CDS encoding threonylcarbamoyl-AMP synthase → MKTRVYSPTPAALRRLAMALRRGELVAMPTETVYGLAANALDARACRRIFEAKRRPADDPLIVHVTDRRAAERLAEFNVAARVLAEAFWPGPLTLVLPKRTCVPAIVTSGQDTVAVRAPAHPLARKLLKLARVPLAAPSANPFGYVSPTTAAHVLDGLGGRIPHVLDGGACAVGVESTIVDASEPARLVVLRPGAISATDLRTALAHAGVKARIGKKARERTLAPGLLDQHYSPRTPFALVAKAPRQVEARTAVIYWRRPTTLAASENVFALTRSGGADDAARALYAVLRAADAGRFTGIICEKAPARAGALGEAINDRLRRAAGKRRAAH, encoded by the coding sequence ATGAAAACGCGCGTCTACTCGCCAACTCCCGCCGCGCTCCGGCGCCTGGCGATGGCGTTGCGGCGCGGCGAGCTCGTCGCGATGCCGACCGAGACGGTCTACGGGCTCGCGGCCAATGCGCTCGATGCGCGCGCGTGCCGGCGGATTTTCGAGGCCAAGCGCCGGCCGGCGGACGACCCGCTGATCGTGCACGTGACGGACCGACGTGCGGCGGAGCGCCTGGCGGAATTCAACGTCGCGGCGCGCGTGCTGGCGGAAGCATTTTGGCCGGGGCCACTCACCTTGGTGCTGCCCAAGCGCACGTGCGTGCCGGCAATCGTGACATCAGGTCAGGACACCGTCGCGGTGCGCGCACCAGCGCATCCGCTGGCGCGCAAGCTCCTGAAGCTCGCACGCGTGCCGTTGGCGGCACCGAGCGCAAATCCGTTCGGCTACGTCAGCCCGACGACCGCAGCGCATGTGCTCGACGGTTTGGGCGGACGCATCCCGCACGTGTTGGACGGTGGCGCCTGCGCAGTGGGCGTGGAATCCACGATCGTGGACGCGAGCGAGCCAGCGCGGCTGGTCGTGCTGCGGCCAGGAGCGATTTCGGCGACGGATTTGCGCACGGCGCTGGCGCACGCCGGCGTGAAGGCGCGCATCGGCAAGAAGGCGCGAGAACGGACACTCGCACCCGGACTGCTCGACCAGCACTACAGTCCGCGCACGCCGTTCGCTTTGGTCGCAAAAGCGCCGCGTCAGGTGGAGGCGCGAACGGCCGTGATCTACTGGCGGCGTCCGACTACCCTTGCGGCGAGCGAGAACGTGTTCGCATTGACGCGATCGGGCGGTGCGGATGATGCAGCGCGCGCCCTCTACGCAGTGCTCCGCGCGGCTGATGCGGGCAGGTTTACCGGGATCATTTGCGAAAAAGCACCGGCGCGAGCCGGTGCTTTGGGTGAGGCGATCAACGATCGGTTGCGGCGCGCCGCAGGGAAGCGGCGCGCGGCGCATTAG
- the cdd gene encoding cytidine deaminase produces the protein MSQRVSRPTSWQQAIASFPAALRAELDALWETGGVVAPALVDRVRASVGGDLGAAMMRLLPLAQHYAVVPVSHFRVGAVAAGLPAARGKSPVLYLGANYEFEGVALSFTIHAEQCATNNAWLHGERGLSLLAVTAAPCGYCRQFLNELSTAAKLSVLLPAKTQRGFDATPLAKLLPRSFGPTDLDIKGGLMDPALAAPTLALAGRGSRDAVVMAALDAARRSYAPYPTDAAGQFAGVALQFADSAVCAGRYAGNAAYNPSFSPLESVLAFAHTNSPLGVPRRVKRAVLVEVPTLASQRSATEAVLAVVAPRVRLEYFTARVQ, from the coding sequence ATGAGCCAACGCGTTTCCCGTCCCACTTCGTGGCAGCAGGCGATTGCGAGTTTCCCGGCCGCGCTGCGCGCCGAACTCGACGCGCTCTGGGAGACCGGCGGCGTGGTCGCTCCGGCGCTCGTCGACCGCGTGCGCGCGAGCGTGGGCGGCGATCTCGGTGCGGCGATGATGCGGCTATTGCCGCTCGCGCAACATTACGCGGTGGTGCCGGTGTCGCATTTCCGCGTCGGCGCGGTGGCGGCGGGTTTGCCGGCCGCGCGCGGGAAGAGCCCGGTGTTGTATCTCGGCGCGAATTACGAGTTCGAGGGCGTGGCACTGAGCTTCACCATCCACGCCGAGCAGTGCGCGACGAATAACGCGTGGCTGCATGGCGAGCGCGGACTGTCGCTGCTCGCTGTGACGGCGGCGCCGTGCGGTTATTGCCGGCAATTTCTCAATGAACTCAGCACCGCCGCGAAGCTCTCCGTGCTGCTGCCGGCAAAGACGCAGCGCGGCTTCGACGCGACGCCGCTCGCCAAGCTGTTGCCACGCTCGTTCGGTCCGACCGACCTCGACATCAAGGGCGGCTTGATGGACCCGGCGCTCGCAGCGCCGACGCTGGCCCTCGCGGGACGCGGTTCGCGGGATGCCGTGGTCATGGCGGCGCTCGACGCGGCGCGGCGCAGCTACGCGCCCTACCCGACCGACGCGGCGGGACAATTTGCGGGTGTGGCGTTGCAATTCGCGGACAGCGCGGTTTGCGCGGGACGCTACGCAGGCAACGCGGCCTACAATCCGAGTTTCTCGCCGCTGGAATCGGTGCTGGCGTTCGCGCACACGAATTCTCCGCTCGGTGTGCCGCGGCGCGTGAAGCGTGCCGTGCTCGTGGAAGTGCCGACGCTGGCGAGTCAGCGGAGCGCGACGGAGGCGGTGCTCGCGGTGGTGGCGCCGCGCGTGCGGCTGGAGTATTTCACGGCGCGGGTGCAGTGA
- a CDS encoding NAD(P)H-dependent oxidoreductase, with product MKFFVLSGSHRVEAQSLKVAKYVAAALPQEVAGAEVFLYSLSGNPLPLWDETTGGAPDELWEPIARELKAADALVVVTPEWNGMVTPGVKNFLMNCSADEIGHKPGLIVTVSAGRGGSYPVAELRMSGTKNNRLAWIPEHVIVQHVEGNLNAPDGADGVAKEDATIRARLRYALRVLGAYGAALRSVRTSGIVDHRTFRSGM from the coding sequence ATGAAATTTTTCGTGCTGAGCGGCAGCCATCGCGTGGAAGCGCAGTCGTTGAAGGTCGCGAAATACGTCGCCGCGGCGTTGCCGCAGGAGGTCGCGGGCGCGGAGGTTTTTCTCTACAGCCTCAGTGGTAATCCGCTGCCGCTCTGGGACGAAACGACTGGTGGTGCGCCGGACGAGCTCTGGGAGCCGATCGCACGCGAGCTGAAGGCCGCGGATGCGCTCGTCGTCGTGACGCCTGAGTGGAACGGCATGGTGACGCCGGGCGTGAAGAATTTCCTGATGAATTGCTCGGCCGATGAAATCGGTCATAAGCCCGGGCTGATCGTGACGGTCTCGGCCGGACGCGGCGGCAGTTATCCGGTGGCCGAGCTGCGCATGAGCGGCACGAAGAACAACCGGCTCGCGTGGATTCCCGAGCATGTGATCGTGCAGCACGTGGAAGGGAACTTGAACGCGCCCGACGGCGCAGACGGCGTCGCGAAGGAAGACGCGACGATCCGCGCGCGGCTGCGCTATGCTTTGCGCGTGCTCGGCGCGTATGGCGCGGCACTGCGCAGCGTGCGCACCAGCGGGATCGTGGACCATCGCACGTTCCGCAGCGGAATGTGA
- the aroC gene encoding chorismate synthase: MPNSFGKLFTISTWGESHGPSVGVVIDGCPPRLPLIADDIQADLDRRRPGQSDITTPRKEEDKIEFLSGLFEGVTTGQPLAMLVRNADARSSAYDEMKTKFRPSHADFTYQTKFGLRDHRGGGRSSARETIGRVAAGAVARKILSLAGKVEIRAFVTHIHHVAAPSLDHFPTLAEVEANTVRCPHGPTAEKMIATIKQARSEGDSVGGIIECRVRGVPAGLGEPVFDRLEADLAKAMLSLPATKGFEIGSGFTGTLLKGSQHNDAFVAKRGKVRTATNKSGGVQGGISNGEELVFRVAFKPTATIMQAQQTVDIYGAPTELQGRGRHDPCVVPRAVVIVEAMTALVLVDHWMRHAAQNQTFKF; encoded by the coding sequence GTGCCCAACTCGTTCGGCAAACTCTTCACCATCTCGACTTGGGGCGAGAGCCACGGCCCGTCCGTCGGCGTCGTGATCGACGGCTGCCCGCCGCGCTTGCCGCTCATCGCGGACGACATCCAAGCCGACCTCGACCGCCGCCGCCCGGGCCAGAGCGACATCACCACGCCGCGCAAGGAGGAGGACAAAATCGAATTTCTCTCCGGCCTCTTCGAGGGCGTCACCACCGGTCAGCCGCTCGCCATGCTCGTGCGCAACGCCGACGCCCGCTCGTCCGCCTACGACGAGATGAAGACCAAGTTCCGTCCGTCGCACGCCGACTTCACCTATCAAACCAAGTTCGGCCTGCGCGATCACCGCGGCGGCGGCCGCTCCTCCGCCCGCGAGACCATCGGCCGCGTCGCCGCCGGCGCCGTGGCGCGCAAGATCCTCTCGCTCGCCGGCAAGGTCGAGATCCGCGCCTTCGTCACGCACATTCACCACGTCGCTGCGCCGTCGCTCGACCATTTTCCGACGCTCGCCGAAGTGGAGGCCAATACCGTCCGTTGCCCGCACGGACCGACCGCCGAGAAGATGATCGCGACCATCAAGCAGGCGCGCTCCGAGGGCGACTCCGTCGGCGGCATCATCGAGTGTCGCGTGCGCGGCGTCCCCGCCGGGCTCGGCGAACCCGTCTTCGATCGCCTCGAGGCCGACCTCGCGAAGGCGATGCTCTCGCTCCCGGCGACGAAAGGTTTCGAGATCGGCAGCGGCTTCACCGGCACGCTCCTGAAAGGCTCGCAACACAACGACGCCTTCGTCGCCAAACGCGGCAAGGTCCGCACCGCCACCAACAAATCCGGCGGCGTGCAAGGCGGCATTAGCAACGGCGAGGAACTCGTCTTTCGCGTCGCCTTCAAACCCACCGCCACGATCATGCAGGCGCAGCAAACCGTGGATATCTACGGTGCGCCGACCGAGCTCCAAGGCCGCGGTCGCCACGATCCGTGCGTCGTCCCGCGCGCCGTCGTCATCGTCGAAGCCATGACCGCGCTCGTGCTCGTCGATCACTGGATGCGCCACGCGGCGCAAAACCAGACCTTCAAGTTCTGA
- the rpsR gene encoding 30S ribosomal protein S18 encodes MSTEQKQQSLKPEEIPMTQPQLMSRYITDTGKILPRKYTGMSAKQQREVTRKIKRARQMLVMQ; translated from the coding sequence ATGAGCACCGAACAGAAGCAACAGAGCCTCAAGCCGGAAGAGATTCCGATGACCCAACCGCAGCTGATGTCCCGTTACATCACTGACACGGGCAAGATTCTCCCCCGCAAGTATACCGGCATGTCGGCCAAGCAGCAGCGTGAGGTGACGCGCAAAATCAAGCGCGCGCGCCAGATGCTGGTGATGCAGTAA
- a CDS encoding polysaccharide biosynthesis tyrosine autokinase, protein MEPATKFDKGSGSGAYPYTYYGSNYGAGYGGYGAAGGETAVQRGFQDYMLILRERVWYIVVVFLLVFSSVAVYTFTRTRTYLSTASVQIFRRDPVVMQVQGVVDNEIRSAEDLNTQVKVLESLAIVQAVSDRLAGEDLRQFLAPYQKSGGDDPISAATILFRDRKVVPIRLSLIIQVQYEHPDRFIAAKVANLFLDEFIAHNSRLRIEESMKAVDELKIRADQQRKKVEELALSLQGYREKNNLVSLDQRKDIVTEKLKALNTYVTQTDARRKDAEVRWKQVQERRQPLSGLLDLPFISSQSLIAQLVQQVAAQKIVIAQLRERYRDKHPKMIEAMNSLNQIETELNRALTTAVAMTEADYQTAVRSDEQARASLTKQESESLDLDRAAVEYSNLERDLRISEQLLGNTLARMKETSMSSTIETQNARIVDRAAPALKYYKPNIPLNLALGFLGGLALGTGFAFFVAYIDDRVKSSFDIEGVIGLPLIGIIPEIKRMEQPDKAQIVINNQDKQVAEAFLALHSSLRLKDESKNAQCILTTSTIPGEGKSFVSTNLALTFAAHGERVCIVDCDLRKPNVHKSFRIENLKGVIDVCAGTATIDDVAVKNLHPNLDIIPAGGRAKNPTQILNSKGFEVMIADLRKRYDRVFFDTPPLAAVSDSLIILPLVDGSMFTIYFNRVRRKAAQFAARRLLEVNVPCFGAVLNGLNLTVSGYYYAQYYDKSYKDYYITMAKREKGEAAPR, encoded by the coding sequence GGTCGCGGTCTACACGTTTACTCGCACCCGCACCTATCTCTCCACCGCCAGCGTTCAGATCTTTCGTCGCGACCCCGTGGTGATGCAGGTCCAAGGTGTGGTGGATAACGAAATCCGCTCCGCCGAAGACCTGAACACTCAAGTGAAGGTTCTTGAAAGCTTGGCTATCGTCCAAGCGGTTTCTGACCGCCTCGCAGGTGAAGATCTGCGGCAGTTCCTCGCGCCCTACCAAAAGTCGGGCGGCGACGACCCGATCTCGGCGGCGACTATTCTCTTCCGCGATCGGAAGGTCGTTCCTATCCGCCTCAGCCTAATCATCCAGGTCCAATACGAACACCCCGACCGATTCATTGCTGCCAAGGTCGCGAACCTCTTCCTCGACGAATTCATCGCGCACAACTCTCGCCTGCGCATCGAAGAGTCCATGAAGGCGGTGGACGAGCTGAAGATCCGCGCCGATCAGCAACGAAAGAAAGTCGAGGAACTCGCGCTGTCGTTGCAAGGCTACCGCGAAAAAAACAACTTGGTCTCACTCGACCAGCGCAAGGACATCGTCACCGAGAAACTCAAGGCGCTGAACACTTACGTCACCCAGACCGACGCGCGGCGCAAAGACGCCGAGGTGCGCTGGAAGCAGGTCCAGGAACGTCGTCAGCCGCTCTCAGGTTTGCTCGATCTACCTTTCATTTCCAGCCAGTCGCTCATCGCCCAACTCGTCCAGCAGGTCGCGGCCCAAAAAATCGTGATCGCCCAACTGCGCGAGCGCTACCGCGACAAGCACCCGAAGATGATCGAGGCGATGAACTCCCTCAATCAGATCGAAACGGAGTTGAATCGCGCGCTCACTACCGCCGTCGCGATGACGGAAGCCGACTATCAAACTGCGGTGCGCAGCGACGAGCAGGCCCGCGCCTCGCTCACTAAGCAGGAATCCGAGTCTCTCGATCTCGACCGCGCCGCCGTCGAATACTCCAACCTCGAGCGCGACTTGCGCATCAGCGAGCAGCTCCTCGGCAACACTTTGGCGCGCATGAAGGAGACCTCGATGAGCAGCACGATCGAGACCCAGAATGCGCGCATCGTTGATCGTGCAGCTCCGGCGCTAAAATATTACAAGCCCAACATCCCGCTCAATCTCGCGCTCGGCTTCCTCGGCGGCCTCGCCTTGGGCACTGGCTTTGCCTTCTTCGTCGCCTACATCGACGACCGCGTGAAGTCCTCCTTCGACATCGAGGGAGTCATTGGTCTGCCGCTCATCGGCATCATTCCCGAGATCAAGCGCATGGAGCAGCCGGATAAGGCGCAGATCGTCATCAACAATCAGGACAAGCAGGTTGCCGAAGCCTTCCTCGCGCTCCACTCCAGCTTGCGCCTCAAGGACGAAAGCAAGAACGCGCAATGCATTCTCACGACCTCCACCATCCCCGGTGAAGGCAAATCCTTCGTCTCGACCAATCTCGCCCTCACCTTCGCCGCCCACGGCGAGCGCGTCTGTATCGTGGACTGCGATCTTCGAAAGCCGAACGTCCATAAATCGTTCCGCATCGAGAACCTGAAGGGCGTCATCGATGTCTGCGCCGGCACTGCCACCATCGACGATGTCGCGGTGAAGAACCTTCACCCAAACCTCGACATCATTCCCGCTGGCGGACGCGCGAAAAATCCGACGCAGATTCTCAACAGCAAGGGCTTTGAAGTCATGATCGCCGACCTGCGCAAGCGCTACGATCGCGTCTTCTTCGACACGCCGCCGCTCGCCGCCGTCAGCGACTCGCTGATCATCCTCCCGCTCGTCGACGGTTCGATGTTCACCATCTATTTCAACCGCGTGCGTCGCAAGGCCGCGCAGTTCGCCGCCCGCCGTCTGCTCGAGGTGAATGTCCCATGCTTCGGCGCCGTGCTCAACGGCCTGAACCTCACCGTCTCGGGCTACTACTACGCGCAATACTACGACAAGTCCTACAAGGACTACTACATCACGATGGCGAAGCGCGAAAAGGGCGAAGCCGCCCCGCGCTAA
- a CDS encoding bifunctional transcriptional activator/DNA repair protein Ada: protein MIQLDHSVPQNAATHTLPNFRTMYRAVRRRDPAYEGVFFTGVKTTGIFCRPTCRAKFPKEQNVEFFPSVNEALHGGYRPCRLCKPMDATRPVPALVERLRRAVESAQDGRVTDKDLVALKIEPSTARRQFKAYYGMTFHAYQRARRMGLALHGLKSGQPVVEAQLATGYESTSGFRDAFARLFGQPPRDAATKHCLLGRRIETPLGTMVALADDAGLRLLEFVDRRGLEREIEQLRRRLKCVIVPGDHPTLEATAAQLARYFAGEALNFDLPLAPVGSDFQQKVWAELRRIPPGRTRSYLEMARRVGVPKAARAIGRANGSNNVALVIPCHRVINADGSLCGYAGGLWRKQRLLEHERKHLR, encoded by the coding sequence ATGATCCAGCTCGACCACTCCGTGCCCCAAAACGCCGCCACGCACACCTTGCCGAACTTCCGCACGATGTATCGCGCGGTCCGTCGGCGCGACCCGGCCTACGAAGGCGTGTTCTTCACCGGCGTGAAAACCACCGGCATCTTCTGCCGCCCGACCTGCCGCGCGAAATTTCCCAAGGAGCAGAACGTCGAGTTTTTCCCGTCCGTGAACGAGGCGCTTCACGGCGGCTACCGTCCGTGCCGCCTCTGCAAGCCGATGGATGCGACGCGCCCGGTGCCCGCGCTCGTCGAGCGGCTGCGTCGCGCCGTCGAGTCCGCGCAAGACGGTCGCGTGACCGACAAGGATCTTGTCGCACTGAAGATTGAGCCCTCCACTGCGCGCCGCCAATTCAAGGCCTACTACGGCATGACCTTCCACGCCTACCAGCGCGCCCGCCGCATGGGTCTCGCGTTGCACGGCCTGAAGTCCGGCCAGCCCGTCGTCGAGGCGCAGCTCGCCACCGGCTACGAGTCCACCAGCGGCTTCCGCGACGCGTTCGCGCGACTCTTCGGCCAGCCGCCGCGCGACGCCGCGACAAAGCACTGCCTGCTCGGCCGCCGTATCGAAACGCCGCTCGGCACGATGGTCGCACTCGCCGACGACGCAGGCCTGCGTTTGCTCGAATTCGTCGACCGCCGCGGTCTCGAGCGTGAGATCGAGCAGCTCCGCCGCCGGCTGAAATGCGTCATCGTCCCCGGTGACCATCCGACGCTCGAGGCGACCGCCGCGCAGCTCGCGCGGTATTTCGCCGGCGAGGCGTTGAATTTCGATCTGCCGCTCGCGCCGGTCGGTTCTGATTTTCAGCAAAAGGTCTGGGCCGAGCTCCGTCGCATCCCGCCGGGGCGCACGCGTAGTTACCTGGAAATGGCGCGGCGTGTCGGCGTGCCGAAGGCCGCCCGCGCCATCGGTCGCGCCAACGGCTCGAACAACGTGGCGCTCGTCATCCCGTGTCATCGCGTGATCAACGCCGACGGTTCGCTCTGCGGCTACGCCGGCGGTCTCTGGCGCAAGCAGCGTCTGCTCGAGCACGAGCGCAAGCATCTGCGCTGA